The Cherax quadricarinatus isolate ZL_2023a chromosome 18, ASM3850222v1, whole genome shotgun sequence nucleotide sequence gcacaacaacagaagcagcaacaggcacaaccacagcagcaacagacacaaCCACAGTAGGAcgcacaacagcaacaaaacacaCAGTCACCCCAGCAGCAAACACCATCACCCTCGCATACAACCTTCCTTCAAAGCTGTGAGAGAGCGGctccagggagagagtgatgcacTCCCGGAGAGACTACGACTCTCTCAGAGTGTATTAAGAAAACTGTTGGAATCAAAGGAAGGCAAGGCACTCAGCCACTCCgaggagaggaaagaggaggatGAGAGTCGGGATGTAAGAGAGGTTGACAAGTGGCAGTGTCTGAGAGAGTGGTTGAGAGCACATCATCTTAACACTTCTAAGAAGCAACAGACGACTTGTGACAAGCACAGAGAAGAGGATGTGCACACAGTTCCAGACAAAGTAGCAGAGGAGTGCGCACCACTGCTGCTTCTGGTGATCCCAACACTGTGTAATGGAACTCACAGCTGCATCAACGTAACTGAGGCTTCGCTGGAGACCTTCATACATCGTTACTTCGTGTGGGAGCGCAAGAAGAAGCAACGGGAGGAAGATAACGATGCTGTCATCTACATCGTCGTGGTGCTCGCCTTCTACTCCTTTGGCATCGTCTTCATGATGGCCAACTTCGTACGTCAGGAACAGCGTGAACTAGAGGAAACCAAGATGTACAAGCAGTATGTTAAGCTGGCCCGAGACCGCTGGCTCACTACACGGGGCAACCTGGCTAACAAGCTGGCACTGCAGGCACTTAACACCTTCAATGCTGTGCCACAAACAACTGACGTCAACAAGGTCACCTTTGTGTGAACATCAGGTTACCTTAATGAAGACAAAGACAAGTTGCAGAACAACCGTTTGTTGGGACAATGTTTTGCTGTGTGTAGAGCTGAAGTCAACAGAGCATCGGAGCTCAAAGTTGTCCCAAGAAAAGCTTCACCTGGAACCTATTTCCTTATTACTGTTGGTAGCGATTAAaaaattatattatcattattttctAAAGAACTGGTTAGGGAAGCCAGCGGAAaacctcggtcatatgaccacaaGTGCCACTGACTGGTCATCATAAGCCAGGAAGCATGTGTCCTCTTTTCCTGACCAATGTTACCTGTTGACAGTACGTCAATTGTATCCTTGTATGTAAATCGTGCTTATTAAGCCGGACTTACCGGATAGGtcgaactcccttaaaaatttGACTTTCAGAAAAAAATATCTTATAGACtgatagatatattttttcact carries:
- the LOC128689273 gene encoding uncharacterized protein, with the protein product MCWCSECCVMMVVVMVVVTWVAATTASPAPHNTALNYSHGFSASHRYVYARDSRLLGSLLASLPNSSKTHTYSSTRNHRSKRHESSNRHNNNSSNRHNSSSSNNNRHNNRSSNRHNHSSNRHNHSRTHNSNKTHSHPSSKHHHPRIQPSFKAVRERLQGESDALPERLRLSQSVLRKLLESKEGKALSHSEERKEEDESRDVREVDKWQCLREWLRAHHLNTSKKQQTTCDKHREEDVHTVPDKVAEECAPLLLLVIPTLCNGTHSCINVTEASLETFIHRYFVWERKKKQREEDNDAVIYIVVVLAFYSFGIVFMMANFVRQEQRELEETKMYKQYVKLARDRWLTTRGNLANKLALQALNTFNAVPQTTDVNKVTFV